One Pagrus major chromosome 11, Pma_NU_1.0 genomic region harbors:
- the b3gnt7 gene encoding UDP-GlcNAc:betaGal beta-1,3-N-acetylglucosaminyltransferase 7, whose amino-acid sequence MNNRDRWRVYKRLCFMFFLAAVALTVVQRGNINIGAPFELQRQARMDASAGVEPGLKNDLYLEIKSFWKAGKHLAVPKLQATTKQSTTINEESSPRIWDVTSTNCTANLNLSSQDWFAGLEQNFKQFMLYRHCRYFPMILNHPGKCAGDIYLLMVIKSVATQHDRREVIRKTWGKEQVVDGKRVKILFLLGKPPNEEERVNHQKLVEYEDQIYGDILQWDFLDSFFNLTLKETHFLKWFHTYCPKVHYIFKGDDDVFVSVENIFEYLESSKHAENLFVGDVIFKAKPIRRKENKYYIPQAMYNKTLYPPYAGGGGFLMDGPLARRLYWVADTLELYPIDDVFLGMCLEVLQVTPIKHNAFKTFGLVKNKNSKMNREPCFFRSMIVVHKLLPSDLMDMWNLVNSDLVCSQKVEIL is encoded by the coding sequence ATGAACAACAGAGATCGCTGGAGGGTGTACAAGAGGCTGTGCTTCATGTTTTTCCTGGCTGCAGTGGCGCTGACTGTTGTCCAGAGAGGGAACATCAACATAGGTGCTCCCTTCGAACTCCAGAGGCAGGCTCGCATGGATGCCTCTGCGGGAGTGGAGCCCGGATTGAAGAATGACTTGTACCTGGAGATAAAAAGCTTCTGGAAGGCTGGCAAACACCTGGCGGTGCCCAAACTTCAGGCCACCACAAAGCAGTCCACCACCATCAATGAGGAGAGCAGCCCCAGAATCTGGGATGTAACCAGCACCAACTGTACCGCCAACCTCAACCTCTCAAGTCAGGATTGGTTTGCGGGCCTGGAGCAAAATTTCAAACAGTTCATGCTTTATCGACACTGCCGCTACTTCCCCATGATCCTCAACCACCCAGGTAAGTGCGCAGGGGACATATATTTGCTCATGGTAATAAAATCCGTAGCCACGCAGCATGACCGCAGGGAGGTCATCCGAAAAACCTGGGGCAAAGAGCAGGTGGTTGACGGCAAGAGGGTTAAGATCCTTTTCCTTCTTGGTAAACCCCcaaatgaggaggagagagtgaaccatcagaagctggtggagtaCGAGGACCAGATCTATGGGGATATCCTCCAGTGGGACTTCCTGGATAGCTTCTTCAACCTCACGCTGAAAGAAACTCACTTCCTCAAATGGTTCCACACTTATTGCCCCAAAGTACACTACATCTTCAAGGGGGACGATGACGTCTTTGTCAGCGTCGAGAACATCTTTGAGTATCTAGAAAGCAGCAAGCACGCAGAGAACCTGTTTGTGGGGGACGTGATTTTCAAGGCTAAGCCCATTCGTAGAAAGGAGAACAAATACTACATCCCCCAGGCTATGTATAACAAGACACTCTACCCTCCATATGCAGGCGGAGGCGGTTTTCTGATGGACGGACCTCTGGCGAGGAGGCTTTACTGGGTGGCGGACACCCTGGAGCTCTACCCCATCGATGATGTGTTCTTGGGCATGTGTCTGGAGGTGCTTCAGGTCACTCCTATCAAACACAACGCCTTTAAGACGTTTGGCttggtgaaaaataaaaacagtaagaTGAACAGAGAACCCTGTTTCTTTAGGAGCATGATTGTGGTGCACAAGCTGCTCCCGTCGGACCTCATGGACATGTGGAATCTGGTCAACAGTGACCTGGTCTGCTCACAGAAAGTGGAGATCCTATAG
- the ncl gene encoding nucleolin, with translation MVKLAKAATKQATQKKKAPPPPKDVEEESSEEESSDEEEAPPPKAVKKAAPAKAAPVKNGAAAKKAESEDDDDDSEEESEEEAPPPKKTPAKAAPAKPKAAPAKAEESDDDDDDDDDDESEEEAPPPKKAAKPAAKPAAKPTAKAAPAKESSDDEDEDSEEEAPPPKKAAPAKPAAKAKAAKEESEDEDDDDEDDSEEEMDTTPAPAKAKKAGMVKAKEESEEDDDEDDDDDDEDDDEDDAPVTPAKRKAESKKDTPPAKKAKSDGDGFCLFVGNLNSNKDFEEIKTSLRKFFSKNDLEVADVRLGGSKRFGYVDFASEEDMQKAMELNGKKFMGQELKLDMPRSKDASQDGKKERDARTLFVKNLPFSATVDDLKEVFEDAVEVRLPPGQNGSNRGIAYIEFKTEAEAEKMLEEAQGADVQGRSIMVDYVGDKSQKGGRVAATGAACKTLVVNNLAFSATEEVLQSTFEKAVSIRIPQRDGRPKGFAFVEFESTEDAKDALENLNNTDIEGRSIRLEYSQNSGRDGGKGNSGPTKTLFVKGLSEDTTDQTLRDAFDGATAARIVTDRDTGSSKGFGFVDFDNEDDCKAAKEAMDDGEIDGSKVTLDYAKPKGEGGFRGGRGGGGFGGGFGGRGGGGRGGRGGFGGFGGRGGGGRGGGGRGGPRGGGRGRGGFGGGRGGGGFGAKPQGKKIKFDD, from the exons ATGGTGAAGTTAGCAAAG GCAGCAACCAAGCAAGCAACCCAGAAGAAAAAAGCCCCTCCACCCCCTAAAGATGTGGAGGAGGAATCTAGTGAAGAGGAGAGCAGTGATGAGGAAGAG GCTCCTCCACCTAAAGCGGTGAAGAAAGCTGCACCAGCCAAAGCTGCCCCAGTTAAAAATGGCGCTGCTGCCAAAAAAGCAGAAAGTGAGGATGACGACGATGATTCTG AGGAGGAGTCTGAAGAGGAGGCCCCCCCACCCAAAAAGACCCCTGCAAAAGCAGCACCGGCTAAACCCAAGGCAGCCCCTGCAAAGGCCGAAGAGtcagatgatgatgacgacgacgatgatgatg ATGAGTCTGAAGAAGAGGCCCCACCACCCAAGAAAGCAGCCAAGCCTGCTGCTAAACCAGCTGCCAAGCCCACAGCAAAGGCTGCACCTGCAAAGGAGTcctctgatgatgaagatgaggattCAGAGGAAGAGGCCCCACCTCCCAAAAAGGCTGCTCCAGCTAAACCGGCTGCAAAGGCCAAGGCTGCCAAAGAGGAGTCTGAGGACGAAGATGATGACGATGAAGATG ATTCCGAAGAGGAGATGGACACTACTCCTGCTCCAGCAAAGGCAAAGAAAGCCGGCATGGTGAAGGCCAAGGAAGAGTCCGAGGAGGATGATGACGAagatgatgacgacgatgatgaagatgatgacgaAGATG ACGCCCCAGTGACTCCTGCAAAGAGGAAGGCAGAGAGCAAGAAGGACACCCCTCCTGCCAAGAAAGCAAAGTCAGACGGCGATG ggttctgtctgtttgttggaAACTTGAACTCCAATAAAGACTTTGAAGAAATCAAAACTTCACTGAGGAAATTCTTCTCCAAGAATGACCTTGAGGTCGCAGATGTCCGACTAGGTGGATCCAA GAGATTTGGCTATGTGGACTTTGCATCTGAGGAGGACATGCAGAAGGCAATGGAGCTCAACGGCAAGAAGTTCATGGGTCAGGAGTTGAAGCTGGACATGCCGAGAAGCAAAGATGCTTCACAGGATGGCAAGAAAG AGAGGGATGCACGGACACTGTTTGTCAAAAACCTCCCCTTCTCTGCAACGGTTGATGACCTTAAGGAAGTCTTTGAAGATGCAGTTGAAGTCAGGTTACCTCCGGGCCAGAACGGTTCAAACAGAGG CATTGCCTACATCGAGTTCAAAACTGAGGCTGAAGCAGAGAAGATGCTGGAGGAGGCCCAGGGAGCTGACGTACAGGGAAGGTCCATTATGGTCGACTATGTCGGAGATAAGAGCCAGAAAGGGGGCAGGGTTGCAG CTACAGGAGCAGCATGTAAAACCCTCGTAGTTAATAATTTGGCATTTAGTGCTACAGAGGAGGTCCTCCAATCCACATTTGAGAAGGCAGTCTCCATTAGGATTCCACAGAGAGATGGCAGGCCTAAAGG TTTTGCTTTTGTAGAGTTTGAGAGCACAGAAGATGCTAAGGATGCTCTGGAAAACCTCAACAACACAGACATTGAAGGCCGGTCAATCAGACTGGAGTACAGCCAGAACAGTGGCAGAGATGGTGGCAAAGGAAACTCAG GTCCAACAAAAACCCTCTTTGTCAAGGGTCTCTCTGAGGACACGACAGATCAGACCCTCAGGGATGCGTTCGATGGTGCCACAGCAGCCAGGATAgtcacagacagagacacaggatcATCAAAGGG CTTTGGATTTGTGGACTTTGACAACGAGGACGACTGCAAGGCAGCTAAGGAGGCCATGGATGATGGGGAGATTGATGGCAGCAAGGTGACCCTGGACTACGCCAAGCCCAAGGGCGAAGGTGGCTTCCGTGGGGGTCGCGGCGGTGGTGGATTTGGTGGTGGATTTGGCGGTCGCGGTGGTGGCGGCAGAGGAGGCCGTGGCGGCTTCGGCGGCTTTGGCGGTCGTGGAGGTGgcggcagaggaggaggaggaaggggaggccCTCGTGGAGGTGGACGCGGGCGTGGTGGCTTCGGAG gTGGAAGAGGTGGCGGTGGATTTGGAGCCAAACCCCAGGGGAAGAAAATCAAGTTTGATGACTAA